Part of the Triticum aestivum cultivar Chinese Spring chromosome 4D, IWGSC CS RefSeq v2.1, whole genome shotgun sequence genome is shown below.
TTGCTGGAAATTCAGGCTCAAAGTTGATTTATTGCTGCTGCAGCACATGATCAAGTCCAAGTACTTAAACTTCTTAAGGCGGTGAATAAACTCTCATCTAGTATGAGTGTTGTGACAGGAGCACTACATTGGTAATCTGATGATACCACGAGCTGAGATTGGTTAAGTTAGCTTTAGGATTTAGTTTGCTTTCATATTATGTTTTTCCCGATTAATGAAAATTATGGTAGAACTATTGTTCTACGGTTTGTGCTTCCAAAACAAAAGATATAGTATTCCCATGGTCGATTAGAATTTAACAAATTGTCGAGCGGTTTTCAGAATTTGTTTACATAGGTCTAAAATAAATGTTTAGTTTGTTGTCACAATTTGTTTATCTAGTGTAAAAAAACATAGTTATTTATTGTTGGAGTTTTAAAGATATAGAGCTTAGAGCAACTCTACAGAGTAGTCATATACTCATATTGGCAGCCTCTGTATTCATATTTAGCGCGCTTCATATGAATTATGGAGGTTGCCGAGGTGATGCACAAATACAGTGTCGCCATATAGTTGCTTTCATAATCATGGGACCCATGAGGGAATAGGTGGAGCTTTATTCGTCCAGGGAGATGAAAGAACCTTCGGGGGTTCGTTGATCAGATCAGATTAATACGGTAAGACGAAGGTTCAGGAGATGGCCAATAAGATTCCTTCAGTTATCTTCGTTGATCAGATCATATTAATACGATAAGGTGAAGGTTCAGGAGATGACCAATAAGATTCTCATATTAATCGTACTAATATGATCTGATCAACGAACCCCCGAATTGTTAGTAGTGGagatcaacttcttaagaatgttagATGCCCAAGACTCTATATATATGAAGGGTAAGGCACTCCATAAACTATGTCAGAGTGTCATTTCAGCATAAAATCATCGTAATggcagttttttttgcggggtcatCGTAATGGCAGTTATTATAGTGATTGGGCATATCATGACTCTGCTAGATGTTTTTACAAAGAGCTCAATATCGAATCCCCTGAGTTCATCCACTTGGCGCCAACAAAAAAAAACATATTGCCGACAGAGAGCACACGACAAAATTAACAAAATCAGAAATATAGCTGCGAAAATTTTCTTGCTTAAGTGCATGCACTGCGCGAAGAGGGAATTAATAATAAAGGAACAAATTGGAAGGAAAAATAGAGGAGGAACTCGAACAGGCAAAGCTGCAGGTGCCATGGCCCCCCAGCCTTGGCTAGTTTTGTGAAGAATTTTTTTTAGAGGGCTGAGATTGGATTTTTTTGGGTATTTTATCCCTTGGAAATTGAGTGTTTTGNNNNNNNNNNNNNNNNNNNNNNNNNNNNNNNNNNNNNNNNNNNNNNNNNNNNNNNNNNNNNNNNNNNNNNNNNNNNNNNNNNNNNNNNNNNNNNNNNNNNNNNNNNNNNNNNNNNNNNNNNNNNNNNNNNNNNNNNNNNNNNNNNNNNNNNNNNNNNNNNNNNNNNNNNNNNNNNNNNNNNNNNNNNNNNNNNNNNNNNNNNNNNNNNNNNNNNNNNNNNNNNNNNNNNNNNNNNNNNNNNNNNNNNNNNNNNNNNNNNNNNNNNNNNNNNNNNNNNNNNNNNNNNNNNNNNNNNNNNNNNNNNNNNNNNNNNNNNNNNNNNNNNNNNNNNNNNNNNNNNNNNNNNNNNNNNNNNNNNNNNNNNNNNNNNNNNNNNNNNNNNNNNNNNNNNNNNNNNNNNNNNNNNNNNNNNGGATTGATTCAACTTATAATACATACTTCAAACCCTTAGCAGCGCCGTAGCAGCAACCCAAGCAACATAATCACATACGTTAGCGGTCATCGAATCACAGCGGTCGTGATCTCTAAACCGGCGATCATCGATACGATGGGCTTCCGTGCAGCTGAGACGACGATGAGGAGGGATCCGCCACAGTCTGCCGGCTCCGGGGGGCTGGCGGCGCTATCCGCCAGCCTCGCGCGGGGCATCGCCGGCAGCCCCGTGGACAGCAATCTGGTCTTCTCCCCGCTCTCCATCTACACCGCGCTGGCGCTcgtggccgccggcgcccgcggCGCCACCCTGGACGAGATCCTCCGCGTCCTCGGCGCGCGGTCCCGCGGCGAGCTCGACGAGTTCGTCGCACGTGCGGTGGGTGGCGCGCTGCGTGACCGGACAGACTCGGGCGGCCCGCGCGTGGCGTTCGCGTGCGGCGTCTGGAGCGACCTGGCGTGCCCGCTCAAGCCCGGGTACCTCAAGGCCGTCGTCGACGGCGGGTATAGGGCCGAGGCCTCCACCGTCGACTTCCGCGGCGACCCCGACAGCCCGCGCCAGCTGATCAACGCGTGGGCGGCGCGCGCCACGAGCAACCTGGTCGACTCCGTCCTCGGCCCTGGGTCGGTGACCGAGTCCACCCGCGTCGTGCTCGGCAACGCCGTGTACTTCAAGGGCAAGTGGGACCAGCCCTTCGACGAGAGGAACACCGCCGACGCGCCGTTCCGCCGGCTCGGCGGCGCCCACCCCGTCGACGTGCCCTTCATGCAGAGCTGGGATGAGCAGTTCGTGGCCGTGCACGACGGGTTCAAGGTGCTCAAGCTTCGGTACAAGATGGCGGACGCGTTCCTGACGCGTGATCCTAAGAAGCCCGCCCCGTTCTTTCCTCAGCGTGCTCCACTCCTCCGTCCTGACCGATTCTCT
Proteins encoded:
- the LOC123099624 gene encoding putative serpin-Z8; protein product: MGFRAAETTMRRDPPQSAGSGGLAALSASLARGIAGSPVDSNLVFSPLSIYTALALVAAGARGATLDEILRVLGARSRGELDEFVARAVGGALRDRTDSGGPRVAFACGVWSDLACPLKPGYLKAVVDGGYRAEASTVDFRGDPDSPRQLINAWAARATSNLVDSVLGPGSVTESTRVVLGNAVYFKGKWDQPFDERNTADAPFRRLGGAHPVDVPFMQSWDEQFVAVHDGFKVLKLRYKMADAFLTRDPKKPAPFFPQRAPLLRPDRFSNAASPSRHGSYGRAGPYPCSYGDINTSSTASPNNNMNNFTSNSTQFSLCIFLPGADDGLRSMVDAIASRPGFLHDHLPRRKVEVGEFRVPRFKLSFHDSVVDVLKELGLSLPFSPLGDLSDMTGPDDSGFGMVVDEVVHKAVIEVNEEGTEAVAVTMVTDRYGCAARCSPPRRVDFVADHPFAYFIVEEETGAVVFAGHVVDPSKES